The following are encoded in a window of Candidatus Woesearchaeota archaeon genomic DNA:
- a CDS encoding fibronectin type III domain-containing protein, whose amino-acid sequence MADQQLAKYIEIQLRKGYSPEGIRNFLINYGYTPEAVDEGISYVYNHHTPHGRFIIFVGVMIAIIVSGIFFYFQTTTEPEQDIFAYTLTINNPKMISGETLSFTNGFDFENKQKYDINLKYSIINKKTNKELDVWKETIKKSEEISLQKTYDAKKLIVGDYKLVVDINYGDTKKQYFKSFKITEQKEEIGGTQKQSEKDIFGNKQQALGASCSDGIQNQAEQGIDCGGPCKVCENCFDNIKNQNEDGIDCGGICEIPCLTSEEPAQTSDTLGIKGEDDYQASDNAKALASNNPNQSFEVCKTVVDEELRNDCFLEIAKIGNNSVYCNGIVNTQNKDSCLMYFVTNFHEFDVCQGLHDDQFKAMCKGLEDLDKIKKVQQQENKTDKQKGEELLKALNVTIIEQPAQPVEIIPEITAIGFNHPYEKAANITWTTNLPGDSIVYYGIDETKLINAFDGTVTTEHSVVLSNLDENTQYIFKVRSVMNNKVKESDYYSFVCCSN is encoded by the coding sequence ATGGCAGACCAGCAACTCGCTAAATATATTGAAATACAACTAAGAAAAGGTTATTCACCTGAAGGAATTAGAAATTTCCTTATTAATTATGGTTATACGCCTGAAGCAGTAGATGAAGGGATTAGTTATGTATATAATCATCACACCCCGCACGGAAGATTCATTATATTTGTAGGTGTAATGATTGCAATTATTGTATCAGGAATATTTTTCTATTTTCAAACAACAACAGAACCAGAACAAGATATCTTTGCCTATACTTTGACTATCAACAATCCAAAAATGATCAGCGGAGAAACTTTGAGTTTTACTAATGGTTTTGACTTTGAAAATAAGCAGAAATACGATATCAACCTCAAGTATAGTATCATTAATAAAAAAACAAACAAGGAACTTGATGTGTGGAAAGAAACAATAAAAAAAAGCGAGGAAATATCATTGCAAAAGACCTATGATGCAAAAAAGCTGATTGTTGGAGATTACAAACTAGTAGTTGATATAAATTACGGCGATACAAAAAAACAATATTTTAAGAGTTTTAAAATAACTGAGCAAAAAGAAGAAATAGGCGGCACACAAAAACAATCTGAAAAAGATATATTTGGAAATAAACAGCAAGCACTTGGAGCAAGTTGTTCTGATGGCATACAAAACCAAGCTGAACAAGGAATAGACTGCGGCGGACCATGCAAAGTATGTGAAAACTGTTTTGATAATATTAAAAACCAAAACGAAGATGGTATCGATTGCGGAGGAATTTGTGAAATCCCTTGTCTAACAAGCGAGGAACCTGCTCAAACTTCAGATACTTTAGGAATCAAAGGGGAGGATGATTACCAAGCATCTGACAATGCTAAAGCATTAGCAAGCAATAATCCTAATCAGTCATTTGAAGTTTGCAAAACAGTTGTTGATGAAGAATTGAGAAATGATTGTTTTTTAGAAATAGCAAAAATAGGAAATAATAGTGTTTACTGCAATGGCATTGTAAATACGCAAAATAAAGACAGCTGTTTAATGTACTTTGTAACTAATTTTCACGAATTTGATGTATGTCAAGGCTTGCATGATGATCAATTTAAAGCAATGTGCAAAGGTTTAGAAGATTTAGATAAAATTAAAAAAGTGCAGCAGCAAGAAAACAAAACTGACAAGCAAAAAGGAGAAGAACTATTAAAAGCATTGAATGTAACGATTATTGAACAACCAGCACAACCTGTCGAAATAATTCCTGAGATTACTGCAATAGGTTTTAATCATCCTTATGAAAAAGCAGCAAATATAACATGGACGACAAATCTTCCAGGAGACAGCATTGTTTACTATGGCATTGATGAAACAAAATTAATTAATGCATTTGATGGCACAGTTACTACTGAGCATTCAGTTGTACTTTCAAATCTTGATGAGAACACCCAGTATATTTTCAAAGTAAGAAGTGTAATGAATAACAAGGTTAAAGAAAGCGATTATTATAGTTTTGTTTGCTGTTCTAATTAA
- a CDS encoding NAD(P)-binding domain-containing protein encodes MKTLLIGEIHTDAEQVLQKKTTLQKVSQVHFEKTAAFPDIEAVVLRTFTLFKTAQLKKFPKLKYVISCSVGLDNLDLEALKAKNIQLIHCPGSNANSVAEHTIYLLWSLLRKSKPPFFELKGKTIGIIGLGYIGKLVARKLLGCEAKVIAFDVIPQDQKVLDELQVTMKDMNTVVKEADIITVHVPLNKHTQGLITEQLFKQMKKNSFFINTSRQELIDEHGLLLHHAKFRGIGLDVYSDRLKQQLGNDHRVIFTDHVAAQGEDSFRNMCLEPVKMFVEKISGLINE; translated from the coding sequence ATGAAAACATTATTGATCGGAGAAATACACACTGATGCAGAACAAGTGTTGCAGAAAAAAACAACCTTGCAAAAAGTAAGCCAAGTGCACTTTGAAAAAACAGCAGCATTTCCTGATATTGAAGCTGTTGTATTAAGAACATTTACCTTGTTTAAAACAGCTCAACTTAAGAAATTCCCAAAACTCAAATATGTCATAAGCTGCAGTGTTGGCTTAGATAATCTTGATCTTGAAGCATTAAAAGCAAAAAATATCCAGCTTATTCATTGCCCTGGAAGCAATGCCAACAGCGTTGCTGAACATACGATTTATCTTTTGTGGAGTTTATTAAGAAAATCCAAGCCGCCATTTTTTGAATTAAAAGGAAAAACAATTGGCATTATTGGTTTAGGTTATATTGGAAAACTTGTTGCAAGAAAACTACTTGGTTGTGAAGCAAAGGTTATTGCTTTTGATGTAATTCCTCAAGACCAAAAAGTGCTTGATGAATTGCAGGTAACGATGAAAGATATGAACACTGTTGTTAAAGAAGCAGATATTATTACTGTTCATGTTCCTTTGAATAAACATACTCAAGGATTAATTACTGAACAATTGTTTAAACAGATGAAAAAAAACAGTTTTTTTATCAACACTTCACGACAAGAACTTATTGATGAACATGGTTTATTATTGCATCATGCTAAATTCAGAGGCATTGGATTGGATGTATACAGTGATCGATTAAAACAGCAATTAGGAAACGATCATCGTGTTATTTTTACTGATCATGTTGCAGCTCAAGGCGAAGATTCTTTCAGAAACATGTGTTTGGAGCCGGTTAAGATGTTTGTTGAGAAAATAAGCGGATTGATAAATGAATGA
- a CDS encoding transcriptional repressor, translating to MERMTKQKKLLYDETNKLHKLFDAYMLHEKILQKDKGMGIATVYRFLNDLEKKGEIHAYLCDNKRMYSTGAKSHIHFQCEVCKTFKHIDQANVDFLKNLTQEDICHFEININGVCAKCKEK from the coding sequence ATGGAACGAATGACCAAACAAAAGAAATTATTGTACGATGAAACCAATAAACTTCACAAATTATTTGATGCTTACATGCTCCATGAAAAGATTTTGCAAAAAGATAAAGGTATGGGGATAGCAACAGTCTATCGTTTTCTCAATGATCTTGAAAAAAAAGGAGAAATTCATGCCTATCTCTGTGATAACAAACGAATGTATTCAACCGGCGCTAAAAGCCATATTCATTTTCAATGTGAAGTGTGCAAAACATTCAAGCATATTGATCAAGCCAATGTTGACTTTTTAAAAAATCTTACTCAAGAAGATATTTGTCATTTTGAGATTAATATTAATGGTGTTTGCGCGAAGTGCAAAGAGAAATAA
- a CDS encoding ZIP family metal transporter — protein MMTIWAYTLLSVLIVSLLSFVGALGLTLNPNILRKILLYFVSFAAGALFGDAFIHLLPEVVEETGFTITISFSILFGIVFMFIVEKMIHWHHCHHTANAKKHHDCEHDIGKHHAHPFAVMNLLGDAIHNFIDGLIIGASYLVSVPVGIATTLAVILHEIPQEMGDFGVLLHGGFTRKKALLFNFITALTAVAGGIVALIIQNYVQNLTQFLIPFAVGGFVYIAGADLIPELHKDTSTKKSILQVLMFILGIVVMILLLGLD, from the coding sequence ATGATGACTATTTGGGCATATACCTTGCTTAGTGTTCTTATAGTAAGCTTACTGTCATTTGTTGGTGCATTAGGATTAACGCTTAATCCCAATATATTAAGAAAAATACTTCTTTATTTTGTCAGTTTTGCTGCAGGCGCTTTATTTGGGGATGCGTTTATCCATTTATTGCCTGAAGTTGTTGAAGAAACAGGTTTTACCATTACCATTTCATTTTCAATATTGTTTGGAATTGTATTCATGTTTATTGTCGAGAAAATGATTCATTGGCATCATTGTCATCATACTGCTAATGCTAAAAAACATCATGATTGCGAGCATGATATCGGAAAACACCATGCTCATCCGTTTGCAGTAATGAATTTGTTGGGAGACGCTATTCATAATTTTATTGATGGTTTAATTATTGGCGCAAGTTATCTGGTAAGTGTTCCTGTTGGTATAGCAACAACGCTTGCAGTAATTCTCCATGAAATTCCTCAGGAAATGGGAGATTTTGGCGTGCTTTTACATGGCGGTTTTACCAGAAAAAAAGCCTTATTGTTTAATTTTATAACAGCGCTTACTGCTGTAGCAGGAGGGATTGTAGCGCTCATCATCCAAAATTATGTTCAGAACCTTACTCAATTTTTAATACCATTTGCTGTTGGAGGATTTGTCTACATTGCAGGTGCAGATTTAATTCCTGAATTGCATAAAGATACTTCAACTAAAAAATCAATATTGCAGGTACTTATGTTTATATTAGGAATAGTTGTGATGATATTGCTGTTAGGATTAGATTAA
- a CDS encoding nucleotidyltransferase domain-containing protein, which translates to MLKQDELKVLMVLFDDLTKDMTLSDIARALKQKYPQTYKIILGLEKKQLLNIKTIGKSKVVTLDFEKDHPEYIIAEVARTKNACKNSVIRITKEDVTQLQKNVICILFGSYANNTQKKESDVDLLFVIPEEFDYGKFDTIVRNKIILYNPDINIGTEQSLFEMWQYPNKLNVGNEILKKHIILYGTEHYLTLLRKHYVG; encoded by the coding sequence ATGTTAAAACAAGATGAATTAAAGGTCTTAATGGTATTATTTGATGATTTAACTAAGGATATGACTCTTTCAGATATAGCCAGAGCTTTAAAACAAAAATATCCTCAAACATACAAGATTATATTAGGACTTGAAAAAAAGCAATTGCTCAACATAAAAACTATTGGCAAAAGCAAAGTAGTCACCTTAGATTTTGAAAAAGATCATCCTGAATATATTATTGCTGAAGTAGCTAGAACAAAAAACGCCTGTAAAAATTCAGTTATTCGAATTACTAAAGAGGATGTTACTCAACTTCAAAAAAATGTTATTTGTATCTTATTTGGTAGTTATGCTAATAATACTCAGAAAAAAGAGTCAGATGTTGATTTGTTATTTGTTATTCCTGAAGAATTTGATTATGGTAAGTTTGATACTATTGTAAGAAATAAGATTATACTTTACAATCCCGATATCAATATTGGCACTGAACAAAGTTTATTCGAAATGTGGCAGTATCCTAATAAATTAAATGTAGGTAATGAAATTCTTAAGAAACATATCATTTTATATGGAACAGAACATTATCTTACTTTATTGAGGAAACACTATGTTGGATAA